From one Pseudomonas sp. B21-048 genomic stretch:
- a CDS encoding alpha/beta fold hydrolase: MRALFLSAATFLAALLFSLSSLAATRCDVNVPTERVDLKQVSLAYQSIGRASDPALLLVMGLGGQLIHWPDEVVVALCQQGFRVIRYDNRDVGLSTWRQTPVDANLTFEVLRYKLGLPVSAPYTLTDMADDAFGLMDALHVEQFHVLGASMGGMIAQHMAAMAPQRVESLTLLMTSSGAEGLPAPSAALVQLLARRSAPNREVALEQQADLLAALGSPSVTDDRQALLHQAALSYDRAFNPEGVKRQIMAILAERSRVDLLNQLRVPTLVVHGTADPLLPVMHGVHLAAHIRGSQLKLIPGLAHRFQEAFKAPLLAAVLPYLQAHREDTSHWAQIDPVAEHNLL, translated from the coding sequence ATGCGTGCTTTATTTTTATCGGCGGCCACTTTTCTGGCCGCTTTATTGTTCAGCCTGTCGTCCCTGGCGGCTACGCGGTGCGATGTCAATGTTCCGACCGAGCGGGTCGATCTGAAGCAGGTGAGCCTGGCGTACCAGAGCATTGGCCGTGCCTCGGACCCTGCGTTGTTGTTGGTGATGGGCCTGGGTGGGCAGCTGATTCACTGGCCGGACGAGGTGGTGGTTGCGCTGTGTCAGCAGGGTTTTCGGGTGATCCGCTATGACAATCGCGATGTGGGCCTCTCCACTTGGCGGCAGACGCCTGTCGACGCCAACCTGACCTTTGAAGTGCTGCGCTACAAACTCGGTTTGCCGGTATCGGCGCCGTACACCCTGACCGACATGGCCGACGATGCCTTTGGACTGATGGATGCCTTGCACGTCGAGCAATTCCACGTACTGGGCGCGAGCATGGGCGGGATGATCGCCCAGCATATGGCGGCCATGGCTCCGCAACGGGTCGAGAGCCTGACGTTGCTGATGACCAGCTCGGGTGCCGAAGGTTTGCCGGCACCGAGTGCGGCGCTGGTGCAGTTACTCGCGCGACGCAGCGCGCCGAATCGCGAGGTGGCGCTGGAGCAACAGGCCGATTTGCTCGCGGCGCTGGGCAGTCCCTCGGTCACTGATGATCGGCAGGCGCTGCTGCATCAAGCGGCGCTGTCTTATGACCGGGCGTTCAACCCTGAAGGCGTCAAGCGCCAGATCATGGCGATCCTCGCCGAGCGCAGTCGTGTGGACCTGCTCAACCAACTGCGGGTGCCGACGCTGGTGGTGCACGGCACTGCCGATCCGCTGTTGCCGGTGATGCACGGCGTGCATCTGGCGGCGCATATCCGTGGCAGTCAGTTGAAGCTGATCCCGGGGTTGGCGCATCGTTTTCAAGAGGCGTTCAAGGCGCCGTTGTTGGCGGCGGTGTTGCCGTACTTGCAGGCCCATCGCGAAGACACTTCACACTGGGCGCAGATCGATCCAGTGGCCGAACACAATCTTCTGTAA
- the metE gene encoding 5-methyltetrahydropteroyltriglutamate--homocysteine S-methyltransferase — translation MALAHTLGFPRIGADRELKKALESYWKGDLDQDALKSVGRQLRATHWQLQKDAGIDLLPVGDFAWYDQVLTHSLTFGVIPERFDSAKDSRGLPTLDTLFAMARGATAACCGGEHTKAQYAQELTKWFDTNYHYLVPEFSADQQFKLSWEQLFDEVEEAKALGHNVKPVIIGPLTYLWLGKAKGNDFDRLDLLERLLPIYGEILGRLAAQGVEWVQIDEPILTLDLPQAWKNAFERAYHILQYSPLKKLVATYFSGLEDNLGLAVGLPVQGLHIDAVRAPDQLGQILDRLPTYKILSVGLVNGRNVWRCELEQALAQLQPAQERFGDNLWVSSSCSLLHSPVDLAREDKLDPELKSWLAFAVQKCGEIAVLRDALNDPQSPKVQTALAESRAIQAGRAQSPRIHKAEVQARIEAISAKDSQRHSPFAKRIEQQQARLKLPAFPTTTIGSFPQTASIRLARQAFKQGKLSANDYTDAMHSEIRHAVQIQERLGLDVLVHGEAERNDMVEYFAEQLEGYAFTRFGWVQSYGSRCVKPAIIYGDLSRPQPMTVNWISYAQSLTDKVMKGMLTGPVTMLMWSFPREDVSRKIQAQQLALALRDEVVDLENAGIKIVQIDEAAFREGLPLRRAQWQEYLDWAVEAFRLSASGVRDETQIHTHMCYSEFNDVIQSIAAMDADVITIETSRSDMELLEAFEAFDYPNDIGPGVYDIHSPRVPDTAEMVKLMSKAVKRIPAERLWVNPDCGLKTRAWPETEAALVNMVAAARLLRSQLA, via the coding sequence ATGGCCTTGGCCCACACACTTGGTTTCCCGCGCATTGGCGCAGACCGCGAACTGAAAAAAGCCCTCGAATCCTACTGGAAGGGCGACCTCGATCAGGACGCATTGAAAAGCGTCGGCCGCCAATTGCGCGCCACTCACTGGCAATTGCAGAAAGATGCAGGCATCGACCTGCTGCCGGTGGGCGACTTCGCCTGGTACGACCAAGTACTGACTCATTCTCTGACCTTCGGTGTCATCCCCGAGCGTTTCGACAGTGCCAAAGATTCCCGTGGCCTGCCGACACTCGACACCTTGTTCGCCATGGCCCGTGGCGCTACCGCGGCTTGCTGCGGCGGTGAACACACGAAGGCGCAATACGCACAAGAACTGACCAAATGGTTCGACACCAACTACCACTATCTGGTCCCGGAATTCAGCGCGGATCAACAGTTCAAACTGAGCTGGGAACAGCTGTTCGATGAGGTCGAAGAAGCCAAAGCCCTGGGCCACAACGTCAAACCGGTAATCATCGGCCCACTGACTTACCTATGGCTGGGCAAGGCGAAAGGCAACGACTTCGACAGGCTGGATCTGCTGGAGCGCCTGCTGCCGATCTACGGCGAAATCCTCGGTCGCCTCGCGGCCCAAGGCGTGGAGTGGGTGCAGATCGACGAACCGATCCTCACCCTGGACCTGCCACAAGCCTGGAAAAACGCCTTCGAACGCGCCTATCACATCCTTCAATACTCGCCGCTGAAAAAACTTGTGGCGACCTACTTCAGTGGCTTGGAAGACAACCTCGGCCTGGCGGTCGGCCTACCGGTGCAAGGCTTGCACATTGACGCGGTGCGCGCACCGGATCAGCTTGGCCAGATTCTGGATCGTCTGCCGACCTACAAGATTCTTTCGGTGGGCCTGGTTAACGGCCGCAATGTCTGGCGCTGCGAACTGGAGCAAGCGCTCGCGCAGCTGCAACCAGCCCAGGAGCGTTTTGGCGATAACTTGTGGGTCAGCAGCTCCTGCTCGCTGCTGCACAGCCCGGTGGACCTGGCCCGTGAAGACAAACTCGACCCGGAACTAAAAAGCTGGCTGGCGTTTGCCGTGCAGAAGTGCGGTGAAATCGCCGTGCTGCGTGATGCCCTCAACGATCCGCAATCGCCCAAGGTGCAAACCGCACTGGCTGAAAGCCGTGCGATTCAGGCCGGTCGCGCCCAATCGCCGCGTATCCACAAAGCCGAGGTGCAAGCGCGGATAGAAGCGATCAGTGCTAAAGACAGCCAGCGTCACTCGCCGTTTGCCAAACGCATCGAACAACAACAGGCACGGCTGAAACTGCCGGCGTTCCCGACCACCACCATCGGCTCATTCCCGCAGACCGCCTCGATCCGTCTGGCGCGTCAGGCCTTCAAACAAGGCAAGCTGTCGGCCAACGATTACACCGATGCCATGCACAGCGAAATCCGCCACGCCGTGCAAATCCAGGAACGCCTGGGCCTGGACGTGCTGGTGCACGGTGAGGCCGAACGCAACGACATGGTCGAGTACTTCGCCGAACAGCTTGAGGGGTATGCCTTCACCCGGTTTGGCTGGGTCCAGAGCTACGGTTCGCGCTGCGTCAAACCGGCGATCATTTATGGCGACCTGAGCCGTCCGCAGCCGATGACGGTCAACTGGATCAGCTATGCCCAGAGCCTCACCGACAAGGTCATGAAAGGCATGCTCACCGGTCCCGTGACCATGCTGATGTGGTCGTTCCCGCGCGAAGATGTCTCGCGCAAAATTCAGGCGCAGCAACTGGCCCTGGCCTTGCGCGATGAAGTGGTGGACCTGGAAAACGCCGGGATCAAAATTGTGCAGATCGACGAAGCCGCATTCCGCGAAGGGCTGCCGCTACGCCGGGCGCAATGGCAGGAATACCTCGATTGGGCGGTGGAAGCCTTCCGCCTGAGTGCATCGGGCGTGCGCGACGAAACCCAGATTCACACCCATATGTGCTACAGCGAATTCAACGATGTGATCCAGTCCATCGCCGCCATGGACGCCGACGTGATCACCATCGAAACCTCGCGCTCGGACATGGAACTGCTGGAGGCTTTCGAAGCCTTTGACTACCCGAATGATATTGGGCCGGGTGTCTACGACATTCACTCACCACGGGTGCCCGACACCGCCGAGATGGTGAAGTTGATGAGCAAAGCAGTGAAGCGGATTCCGGCCGAGCGATTGTGGGTCAATCCCGATTGCGGGTTGAAGACCCGTGCCTGGCCGGAAACAGAAGCCGCACTGGTGAACATGGTCGCGGCGGCACGCCTGCTGCGTAGTCAACTGGCCTGA
- the metR gene encoding transcriptional regulator MetR, producing MLEIRHLKTLHALREADSLVDAADRLHLTQSALSHQFKELEERMGMPLFVRKTKPVRFTSAGLRLLQLADATLPLLRGAERDIARLAGGTAGRLHMAIECHSCFQWLMPTIDQFRDAWPEVELDLASGFSFAPLPALARGDLDLVVTSDPLELAGITYVPLFTYEAMLAVANQHRLASKPYIVPEDLLTETLITYPVERDRLDIFTRFLEPADIEPAQVRTSELTVMMMQLVASGRGVCGMPHWALHEYSSRGYVKAKRLGEKGLFATLYAGIRADMLDAPYMRDFLLTAKDTSFSTLDGVSAVR from the coding sequence GTGCTTGAAATCCGTCACCTGAAAACCCTGCACGCCTTGCGCGAGGCCGATAGCCTGGTGGATGCGGCCGACCGCTTGCACCTGACCCAGTCGGCGCTGTCCCACCAGTTCAAGGAGCTGGAAGAACGCATGGGCATGCCGCTGTTCGTGCGTAAGACCAAACCGGTGCGTTTCACCAGTGCCGGTCTGCGGCTGCTGCAACTGGCCGACGCCACCCTGCCGTTGCTGCGCGGCGCCGAGCGTGACATTGCGCGGCTGGCCGGCGGCACGGCGGGGCGTTTGCACATGGCGATCGAGTGCCACAGTTGCTTTCAGTGGTTGATGCCGACCATCGACCAGTTCCGCGATGCCTGGCCGGAAGTCGAGCTGGACCTGGCTTCGGGCTTCTCCTTCGCCCCGCTACCGGCATTGGCGCGAGGCGATCTGGATCTGGTGGTGACTTCCGATCCGCTGGAACTGGCCGGGATCACCTATGTGCCGCTGTTCACCTACGAAGCCATGCTCGCGGTAGCCAACCAGCATCGCTTGGCGAGCAAGCCGTACATCGTGCCCGAAGACTTGCTCACCGAAACCTTGATCACCTACCCGGTTGAGCGCGATCGGCTGGACATCTTCACCCGCTTTCTGGAGCCGGCTGACATCGAACCGGCGCAGGTGCGCACCTCGGAACTGACGGTGATGATGATGCAATTGGTGGCCAGTGGTCGCGGCGTCTGCGGCATGCCTCATTGGGCACTGCATGAATACAGCTCACGGGGTTATGTGAAGGCCAAGCGACTGGGCGAGAAAGGCTTGTTCGCGACGCTGTATGCCGGGATTCGCGCCGACATGCTGGACGCGCCGTACATGCGCGACTTTTTGCTGACGGCCAAGGACACGTCGTTTTCGACGCTGGATGGGGTGAGTGCCGTCCGATAG
- a CDS encoding dermonecrotic toxin domain-containing protein: MPDATKPLLADFGFTYPLAPNPDQSLLLTASERWRDCRRQWLELMEQSPQARASITRLLKDHWDLDGNRVGLGVFTTSTRPEHFVSLTHACAFVLQQPTIEVSLNTHCVVIGLAREHRLYGKSPFELLEQLKTLNPERLLNHEWERWWKARAPGTAVSHRALAIQLYRQHFEASSQVAHAQRTLTAEQMKSLLTLIDAPSANAAVGAPLMTIKQLALRTDSYRVELPGVLLISTEQPAAQLLYLPEQQPAWRHFQHRHQMENWLIAHPQNAIGMSRLDDVSLEYTRLQTTPLEVAAEQLISRVSVAWMNSIRQGNGSDIAEHGATALDAADRLDRQYRQEAAFAEPAQLPADIISEGETGDSVPQFGLLTPDIALDTRQSALAYHRAALETLLGKDFAGDHDSRLQNLKKHLDALAIAEQASHTAASALLDTRNALKMLELRHTSNPQYTALYQARLAGLRSEAEIQLTLNQLSPEEHRWVLAVLDTPAAPRNADVAVAQLTLSATEGDGSAQTEALDGVLLITHPSVLRGVASHSLLLYWPGRFGGLQRFASRRTLEQALFKLSTNDDVLALHLSELGGDPFEYALQNQLYRCEQQAARLIADNSVPAQLQQRTVALEKLREHTLACLTVPMPAARELAFAQRLEQNHSSTLAKVLPQWLGTLSDARRVQFKRLFKAYIAAMKRSHELLERDLPPRDDFSKKRIDTRLRQDFALKQGFEVMLDLPDSTTWQKVVTDGAAPGTPQENVLVASKNRSQLSLVELAQTNIDQALWWRLSLMRVEISTDDETERKTLKTGLTQPYLRRLITELDLAGHYETQIRHAFLGAPTASAFDLEYRRESLTEPWRLMLKLQGEFALLQQQIDALGQQVLDIAIDANTPQAFAAQGKRIVLLPAHLTVGGADTPHQGPSTLSGVTFIVEQISGLTLLYLPDSPDGIYLRQYDTLERARQNLFNLCLHTNMVNYLAGRALHGDFALHVSRINQALLRNFNALIGVGMAWPASTSLAAQLLNVHMGRLLEAHRSTSRSNDALYLEHCALKSGAMFNYLKMALGMVPFVGTAIALYDAWGSANLAVAAFLRGDAGHGLAEVEAVLLSLIDAAMDTLPGAHAAPAAARAITRHRQLQTMARKAGALQMTSRRQARRVLDYFHGYEYEHEISLAGLQPATHGIYRNVYRHAEGDFMISQGRIYRIELSDAPRGWRLHGTWARAYKQPIALDEAGNWNTHYAVYGTLMEGGGVGGGAALGHLADGMEPLWPAAIRRWLPRWWTDRNVRRQLTLTHTADAYTRRLDTQTRSTNVAMERYYASAPNQRQTLRAPLESACVTDIDIAQNSYRNLADLLPLSHGRKRTRIEDLQSRSAWVVVDRTVHRIQFGKERLLEHLDRIDELLARSDTTPGSDIGTHLRLMEQRKNVRKAFLQEFDQMHAAVEQVNLWNRRITHREHKARMAADVATVNETLSETNYRYLKAAHLLEIISRVDAVDDTTWVYFHVQLKQARTEVGRALFTQHNLPEVRASLTQRHRIFENCLATYAEFRRNLNAWTLTYPQHLDLEQLAPFLDSLAKIEEYARNALRHRASITPTEGKTGKKLFETEDNRLLIGVEHTDTATRQKRFTIDGIDGRTETWLPRSSGKYHLSEPVATVQPPLSSDVQPLLAEARKRLAAVPAYKSKVEGYARQDMLPVDLEHMMSFEATELSIRAQAIERLSPHDPLVLQLSDQARDLARAGRTLRIEQSMNSKTPTEGYLDYLLEQRVVDIRKEGGLRDLGKRPDGRRDFLQEYEVRDLTRQPSQPLWYAHFHYPSAKSPFNEFVKGHLKLPEQRNLGLQWQQAQASSGAQVESIWRGDIGKPLALKHFPLL; the protein is encoded by the coding sequence ATGCCCGACGCCACCAAGCCCCTACTGGCCGATTTCGGCTTTACCTACCCGCTTGCACCCAACCCCGATCAGAGCCTGTTGCTGACAGCCTCCGAACGCTGGCGCGACTGTCGCCGACAGTGGCTCGAACTCATGGAGCAAAGCCCGCAGGCGCGCGCCTCGATTACCCGCTTGCTCAAGGACCACTGGGATCTGGACGGAAATCGGGTCGGTCTGGGAGTCTTCACCACCAGCACCCGGCCAGAACACTTTGTCAGCCTGACCCATGCCTGCGCCTTTGTGCTGCAACAGCCCACGATTGAGGTTTCACTCAACACGCATTGCGTGGTGATCGGTCTTGCACGGGAACACCGCCTCTACGGCAAGTCCCCTTTCGAACTGCTCGAACAGCTGAAAACCCTGAACCCGGAGCGCCTGCTCAATCACGAATGGGAGCGTTGGTGGAAAGCCCGGGCACCCGGGACGGCGGTGTCGCACAGAGCACTGGCTATCCAGCTGTATCGCCAGCACTTCGAAGCCTCCAGCCAAGTGGCCCATGCCCAGCGCACCTTGACGGCCGAACAGATGAAGTCCCTGCTGACGCTGATCGATGCCCCCAGCGCTAACGCGGCTGTCGGCGCCCCCCTGATGACTATCAAGCAACTGGCGCTCAGGACTGACAGTTACCGTGTCGAGTTGCCCGGGGTTTTACTCATCAGCACCGAACAACCGGCCGCACAGTTACTGTACCTGCCAGAGCAGCAACCGGCATGGAGGCACTTCCAGCACCGTCATCAAATGGAAAACTGGCTGATCGCACACCCGCAAAACGCTATCGGGATGTCTCGGCTCGACGACGTCAGCCTCGAATACACCCGCCTCCAAACCACGCCGCTGGAGGTAGCCGCCGAACAGCTGATTTCACGTGTATCGGTGGCCTGGATGAACAGTATCCGTCAGGGCAACGGCAGTGATATCGCCGAGCACGGCGCCACTGCGCTGGACGCCGCCGACCGACTGGATCGGCAATACCGCCAGGAAGCTGCTTTTGCCGAGCCTGCCCAATTGCCAGCGGATATCATCAGCGAGGGAGAGACCGGTGACAGCGTTCCGCAGTTCGGCTTGCTCACCCCCGATATTGCGCTGGACACCCGCCAGAGTGCCCTGGCGTATCACCGCGCAGCCCTCGAAACCCTGCTTGGCAAAGACTTCGCGGGTGATCATGACTCGCGCCTGCAGAACCTGAAAAAACACCTCGATGCCCTGGCGATAGCCGAACAGGCCAGCCACACCGCCGCATCCGCCTTGCTGGACACCCGCAACGCGCTGAAGATGCTGGAACTGCGCCATACATCGAACCCGCAATACACCGCGCTGTATCAGGCACGGCTAGCGGGGTTGCGCAGCGAGGCAGAGATTCAATTGACCCTGAATCAGCTCAGCCCTGAAGAACACCGCTGGGTTCTAGCGGTTCTCGATACGCCAGCTGCGCCGCGCAATGCAGACGTTGCGGTCGCGCAGCTGACCCTGTCGGCCACCGAAGGCGACGGCAGCGCTCAAACCGAGGCACTGGACGGCGTACTGCTGATCACGCACCCCTCCGTGCTGCGCGGTGTCGCGTCCCACAGTCTATTGTTGTACTGGCCCGGCCGGTTCGGTGGTTTGCAGCGTTTCGCCTCTCGGCGAACACTGGAACAAGCACTGTTCAAACTGAGTACCAACGATGACGTGTTGGCCTTGCATCTGAGCGAGCTGGGCGGCGACCCATTCGAATATGCCCTGCAAAATCAGCTCTACCGCTGCGAACAGCAGGCTGCGCGATTGATTGCCGATAACTCCGTGCCAGCCCAGCTCCAGCAACGTACCGTGGCGCTGGAAAAACTGCGGGAACACACCCTCGCCTGTCTGACCGTGCCGATGCCTGCCGCCCGGGAACTGGCCTTCGCCCAACGCCTCGAGCAAAACCACAGCAGCACCCTGGCTAAAGTGCTGCCGCAGTGGCTCGGCACGTTGTCCGATGCTCGGCGAGTGCAGTTCAAGCGTCTGTTCAAGGCTTACATTGCGGCCATGAAGCGCTCCCATGAGTTACTCGAACGGGATCTGCCGCCACGGGATGATTTCAGCAAAAAACGCATCGACACGCGCCTGCGTCAGGACTTCGCCCTCAAGCAAGGCTTTGAGGTCATGCTGGATCTGCCCGATTCAACCACCTGGCAGAAGGTTGTGACCGATGGCGCGGCACCGGGAACGCCCCAGGAGAATGTGCTGGTAGCCAGTAAAAACCGCAGCCAGCTGTCCCTCGTCGAACTGGCCCAAACCAATATCGATCAGGCGCTGTGGTGGCGACTGTCGCTCATGCGGGTCGAGATCTCTACAGATGACGAAACAGAACGCAAGACGCTGAAAACCGGCCTCACACAACCCTATCTGCGCAGGCTGATCACCGAGCTTGATCTGGCCGGACATTATGAGACACAGATCCGCCACGCTTTTCTCGGTGCCCCCACCGCCTCGGCTTTCGACCTTGAATATCGCCGTGAAAGCCTCACCGAGCCATGGCGCCTTATGTTGAAACTGCAAGGCGAGTTTGCCCTGTTGCAACAACAGATCGATGCCCTTGGACAGCAAGTGCTGGATATCGCCATTGACGCCAATACCCCGCAAGCCTTTGCTGCCCAAGGCAAGCGAATCGTGCTGCTGCCGGCCCACCTGACAGTCGGCGGTGCGGATACACCGCATCAGGGCCCGAGCACCTTGTCCGGTGTCACCTTCATCGTGGAACAGATCAGCGGCCTGACACTGCTCTATCTACCGGACAGCCCGGACGGTATCTATCTGCGCCAGTACGACACCCTTGAACGGGCGCGCCAAAACCTGTTCAACCTGTGCCTGCACACCAACATGGTCAACTATCTGGCCGGACGTGCGTTGCATGGCGACTTCGCCCTTCACGTCAGTCGGATCAATCAGGCCTTGCTGCGAAACTTCAATGCGCTGATCGGGGTCGGCATGGCGTGGCCGGCCAGCACGTCTCTGGCGGCGCAGCTGCTCAATGTACATATGGGGCGTTTGCTGGAAGCCCATCGAAGTACCTCACGCTCCAATGACGCCTTGTACCTGGAGCACTGCGCACTGAAGTCCGGCGCGATGTTCAACTATCTGAAAATGGCCCTGGGCATGGTGCCATTCGTGGGCACGGCCATTGCCTTGTATGACGCCTGGGGCAGCGCCAATCTGGCGGTCGCTGCTTTCCTGCGTGGCGATGCCGGTCATGGTCTGGCCGAAGTGGAGGCGGTGTTGTTGTCGTTGATCGACGCAGCCATGGACACTCTTCCGGGTGCCCACGCGGCTCCCGCTGCTGCCCGTGCGATAACGCGCCATCGTCAGTTACAAACAATGGCCAGAAAAGCGGGCGCCTTGCAGATGACCTCGCGTCGACAGGCTCGCCGCGTCCTTGATTACTTCCACGGCTACGAATATGAACACGAAATTTCTCTGGCGGGACTGCAACCCGCCACACACGGCATCTACCGTAATGTCTACCGGCATGCCGAGGGCGATTTCATGATCAGCCAGGGGCGCATCTACCGGATCGAGCTGAGCGATGCCCCTCGTGGCTGGCGCTTGCACGGCACCTGGGCTCGCGCCTATAAACAGCCAATCGCCCTCGATGAGGCCGGTAACTGGAACACTCACTATGCGGTATACGGCACGTTGATGGAGGGCGGCGGCGTGGGCGGCGGCGCGGCGCTCGGGCATCTGGCCGACGGCATGGAGCCGCTCTGGCCAGCCGCCATCAGGCGTTGGCTGCCCCGCTGGTGGACTGATCGCAACGTGCGCCGCCAACTGACCCTGACCCATACCGCCGACGCCTACACCCGGCGCCTCGATACCCAGACCCGCAGCACCAATGTTGCCATGGAACGCTACTACGCCAGCGCACCGAACCAGCGTCAGACCTTGCGCGCGCCTCTGGAAAGCGCTTGTGTAACTGACATCGATATCGCCCAAAACAGCTACCGGAACCTGGCTGATTTGTTGCCCTTGAGCCATGGCAGAAAACGCACTCGGATCGAAGATTTGCAAAGCCGCAGTGCCTGGGTGGTAGTCGATCGGACGGTGCACCGGATACAGTTCGGCAAAGAACGCCTGCTGGAGCACCTCGACCGCATCGATGAACTGCTCGCCCGTTCAGACACCACCCCCGGCAGCGATATCGGCACCCACTTGCGCCTGATGGAACAACGTAAGAACGTGCGCAAAGCCTTCCTCCAGGAATTTGATCAAATGCATGCCGCGGTGGAGCAGGTCAATCTCTGGAATCGTCGAATCACCCACCGGGAACACAAAGCCAGGATGGCGGCTGACGTGGCGACAGTGAACGAGACGTTAAGCGAGACCAACTATCGCTACCTGAAAGCCGCTCATCTTCTGGAGATCATCAGTCGCGTCGATGCCGTCGATGACACCACCTGGGTCTATTTTCACGTGCAATTGAAACAGGCCCGCACCGAGGTCGGGCGTGCACTCTTCACCCAACACAACCTGCCGGAAGTGCGCGCCAGCCTGACCCAGCGTCACCGTATATTCGAGAACTGCCTGGCGACCTACGCCGAGTTCCGTCGCAACCTGAATGCCTGGACACTGACCTACCCGCAACACCTGGATCTGGAGCAACTCGCACCCTTTCTGGACAGTCTGGCGAAGATCGAAGAGTACGCGCGTAACGCCCTCAGGCATCGAGCCTCGATCACACCAACGGAGGGAAAAACCGGCAAGAAACTTTTTGAGACCGAAGACAATCGATTGCTGATCGGTGTCGAGCACACGGACACTGCCACACGACAAAAGCGCTTCACCATCGACGGTATCGACGGTCGCACGGAAACCTGGCTACCGCGCTCCAGCGGCAAATACCACCTCAGTGAGCCTGTCGCGACGGTACAACCGCCTCTGTCCTCGGATGTTCAACCGTTGCTGGCCGAAGCCAGAAAAAGACTCGCGGCGGTGCCCGCCTATAAAAGCAAAGTCGAAGGTTATGCCCGGCAAGACATGCTGCCAGTGGATCTGGAGCACATGATGAGCTTCGAGGCCACCGAATTGTCGATACGCGCCCAAGCCATCGAACGTCTCTCGCCCCATGATCCGCTGGTGCTGCAATTGTCCGATCAAGCCCGGGATCTGGCGCGTGCCGGACGCACCTTGCGCATTGAACAGTCCATGAACAGCAAAACCCCCACCGAGGGTTATCTGGACTACCTGCTGGAGCAACGGGTAGTGGACATTCGCAAGGAAGGCGGATTGCGGGACCTGGGCAAGCGCCCGGACGGTCGACGGGATTTTCTGCAGGAATATGAAGTTCGCGATTTGACCCGCCAGCCGTCACAACCGCTATGGTATGCGCACTTTCATTACCCCTCGGCGAAGTCGCCGTTCAACGAATTCGTCAAAGGTCATCTGAAATTGCCTGAACAACGTAACCTGGGCCTGCAATGGCAACAGGCCCAAGCCAGCAGCGGCGCTCAGGTGGAGTCGATCTGGCGGGGCGACATCGGCAAACCGCTGGCGCTCAAACATTTTCCGTTGCTGTGA
- a CDS encoding GNAT family N-acetyltransferase — MKTWIQRLDASHALDYRALMLEAYEVHPQAFTSSVRERAVMPLGWWESRLTSTLDVVLGAFEDSQLAGIVGLAFESREKARHKATLFGMYVTSKVRQRGLGYQLVQAALAEAQTHQGLRVIQLTVTAGNEAAFKLYQRCGFVQFGLEPLAVRVGEDYFDKIHMWRELTPEP, encoded by the coding sequence GTGAAGACGTGGATTCAACGGCTTGATGCCAGCCATGCCCTGGATTATCGGGCGCTGATGCTTGAAGCCTATGAGGTGCATCCCCAGGCATTCACTTCCAGCGTGCGCGAGCGCGCGGTGATGCCGTTGGGTTGGTGGGAATCGCGCCTGACCAGCACGTTGGATGTTGTGCTCGGTGCGTTCGAGGACAGCCAATTGGCGGGCATTGTCGGCCTGGCCTTTGAGTCTCGGGAGAAGGCCCGGCACAAGGCAACGTTGTTTGGCATGTACGTGACCAGCAAGGTTCGGCAGCGCGGGCTCGGTTATCAACTGGTCCAGGCCGCGTTGGCTGAAGCGCAGACCCATCAGGGCCTGCGGGTGATCCAGCTGACCGTCACCGCCGGCAATGAAGCCGCGTTCAAGCTGTATCAGCGTTGCGGCTTCGTGCAATTCGGCCTTGAGCCGCTGGCGGTGCGGGTCGGCGAAGACTACTTCGACAAGATCCATATGTGGCGCGAGCTCACCCCTGAGCCTTGA
- a CDS encoding DUF6124 family protein, with translation MFKITPNPPETDDVSPYETPGSKKLNEAADRALDYYLKPIIPKDTPRKPSTLYFVAPDADNETLLVNACESLAAASVMLSDFAGLLNGPQRNTLLGIQHSIMLGELAVNRMLDNFVPT, from the coding sequence ATGTTCAAAATCACTCCAAACCCACCGGAAACAGACGACGTTTCCCCGTACGAAACCCCAGGCTCCAAAAAGCTCAACGAAGCCGCCGACCGCGCCCTCGATTACTACCTCAAACCGATCATTCCCAAAGACACCCCACGCAAACCCAGCACCCTTTACTTCGTCGCCCCCGACGCCGATAACGAAACCCTGCTGGTCAATGCCTGCGAATCGCTGGCGGCGGCGAGCGTGATGTTGAGTGATTTCGCGGGGCTGCTGAACGGCCCGCAGCGCAACACCCTGCTCGGCATCCAGCACTCCATCATGTTGGGTGAACTGGCGGTGAACCGGATGCTTGATAACTTCGTTCCAACGTAA